The DNA region CCCACAAGACCAAGTCCCGCGAATGTAAGCTGTTTTTTAGCGTAGAAATATCCGTCACCCATATCGTTTATGCCCCAGGCATATGACGCCGAGAACATCATAAGTACGCCAAATCCCAGCAGCACCAGTATCAGCAGCAGGAATGGGATATCCACGCCCTTGTTTATAGATTTGAAATTGAAGTTAAGCTTTTTTCTCGCCTGCGCCACAGGTTGTCTGGCTATCAGGTGATTGTTCAGTGTAAGACCGCCGTCACGGTCGCGGTATATACCCTTATCAGCCATTAATGCTGTACCTCCGCTCACTTTCTTGATAAGGCTAATTTATAACCAGCCTTGATTCATATATACTGTAAGCCGCCGCACCTGCGCAGAATACTGCCTGCGCCGCCGCATACACAGCAGTGATGCGGTACTCGCTCCACCCGATATTGCGTAAATGCTCGTGAAGCGTTGCACCCTTGAACAGCAGCTTTTTATTTCTTTTGAATACCGCCCTCTGCAATATATGCGCAGCAAGCTCGATGAAAGGCACTGCCATCGCAAGCAGTACCGCTCCGTGCAGCCCTGAAAGCATCAGTATGCCGCACATCATACTTCCAAGGAACAATCCGCCCGACTGCCCGAGGAACAGTTTTGAGGGCTTAGCCCCCCATATCAGGAACCCCGCACAGCTTCCCGCCGCGCAAAGGCATATAACTCTGACAACCTCGCGACTGCCGTCGCCGAAAGCCGCAAAAAGTCCCAGAAAGCTTACAAACATCGTCATCGGACAAAGTCCGTCCACGCCTGTTTCGTGTATACCTTTCTGGCAATCACATATCTCCGCCGCCGTGATGATGAGCGTCATCATCAGCGCATTCAGCGGTATATAAGCCCAGCCAAGATCGACATAGCCCCACCTGAAAGGCAGCAGGACCATCTTGCAGCTGTAACCGAAAAGCCCCATCAGCGCGGTATAACCTCCGCATAGCAGCAGCTTGATCGTCACCCTGTATCTGCTTTTCATGCCTATTCCACCGCGCACATCGCGGTCGTAGTCTTCAGCGAGACCCACAGCAGTCAGCACCGCAGAGAATATCACCGTGAAAGCCGCCGCCCTTATCTCATCGGCATTAAAGCCATCAGCGGCTGCAGACGCAAAGCAAGCCGTCACAAAGCAGAACAGCATCAGTGCTCCTCCGCCCCTCGGTTCTGAGCCGTCCTGCTTGAATCTGTCGCCGATGTATATCTCGAATTTACCGGTTTTCAGTTTTCTGAACACGGGAATGAAAAGCCGCCCAAGCAGCCCGCCCACAGCAAGCTGCAGAGCAAATATTATAAACGTCAGCTTCACGCCTGTTTTATCGCCTCATATACTTCTTCAAGCTTCATGCCGCGGCTGCCCTTGAACAGTACAGCATCACCCTCTTTGAGGTTTGCTTTAAGATATTCCACAAGCTCCTCGTGAGTTTCAAAATGCTTTGTATTCTCACGATCGAAGCCCTTGTCGCAGGCACCCTCGATGTAATACGCCGAATTCTTGCCGAAACACAGCAGTACATCTGTTTTTGAAGCCTTGACATATTCGCCCACAGTGCGGTGATACCTAGCCGCGCCCTTGCCAAGTTCAAGCATATCGCCCAGCACTGCAAAACGTCTGCCGCGTACAGATATCTGGCTCAGCACAGAAAGGCTTGCTTTCATGGAATCGGGAGCTGCGTTGTAGCAGTCCAGCACGTAGGTCATTCCATTCTCACTTATTATGTTCTGTCTCATGCCCTCGGGTCTGAAATCCGCAAGTCCTGCAATGATATCCTCATTTTCCATACCTGCCGCCGCACCTGCACAGAATGCGGCCAGCGCATTCTTTACATTATGTTCGCCCAGACAATTTATCCTTGCATTGAGCTTTTCCCTGTTATAATGTATAGTGAAGCTTATGCCCTTGCTGTCAGCAGCGATATCCGAAGCATAAACATCGCAGTCCTTTTTGGATACAGAATAGTACCACACTTTTCTTCCGCCATATATCTCAGCCTTTGCGAGAAGTCTGTCATCGCGGCAGAGTATCAGCGGAGCATCTGCAGAAGCACCATCGAGTATCTCCATCTTGGCTTTGAGTATGCCCTCCTGCGAACCGAGATTCTCGATATGCGATACACCGATATTAGTAATCACGCATATCGTCGGCTTGCAGCTTGTGGACATTCTCGATATCTCACCCTTATGGTTCATGCCCATTTCGATAACTGCCGCCTGATGGGACTCATCAAGCTCCAGCAGTGTTTTGGGCATACCGACTTCATTATTGTGGTTCGCCTCAGTTTTAAGGGTCTTGAAGCTGCGGGAAAGCACGCTGTATATCATTTCCTTGGTAGTGGTCTTTCCAACACTGCCTGTTATACCCACAAGAGGTATATCAAATTTACTGCGATAGTACGATGCCGCATCCAGCAGTGCCTGTGCGGTGGAATCCACGATAAGGCATCTTGCGCCATCCACTGGTCTTTCCGTAACCACAGCTATGGCGCCAAGTTCCATAGCCTTTGCGGCAAAGTCGTGCCCGTCAAAGTTAGCACCTTTCAGCGCTATGAACAACGAGCCCTCTGTTATAGTTCTCGTATCGGTAGAGATATCCTTTACCTCCACATCGGCAGGAAAGCCGTAGCTTCCTCTTACAGCCTGTATTATCTCTGAAAGCATTAATTTTTCCATTGCTTTACCACCTTATCTCGACCCGAACCCTCAGGTCAGGTTAATTATCAAAGTTCCTTCAGCGCCTCAGCGACTACCTCACGCTCATCGAAGTGTATCTTCACTCCGCCTGCAAGTATCTGGTAATCCTCGTGACCCTTGCCCGCCAGCACGATGATGTCGTCCTTTTCGGCATTCTTTATCGCCCAGTGAATAGCCTCGCGCCTGTCAGTCATGCGTACATAAGGAGTATCCTTGCCCTCAAGACCCTTGAGTACGTCATTTATGATATCATCGGGATCCTCATCTCTGGGATTATCCGATGTAACTATCAGAAAATCAGCGTGTTCAGCCGCAGCTGCCGCCATAGGCGCACGCTTTGTACGGTCGCGGTTTCCGCCGCAGCCGAAAAGGCATTTTACCTTGCCCTTAGCACTCTCTTTTATAGCCGAAAGCACATTTATCAGCGCATCGGGAGTATGAGCGTAATCGCATATAACAGTGAAATTCCTGCCTGTGGGGATTATCTCAGCTCTGCCGCGAACGCCCTGTATCTTCTCGAACCCAGCGATCGTTTTGCAGGGTGTATATCCAAGTTCTTCCATGCAGGCTATTACAGCCAGCGAGTTGGATACATTAAAAAGTCCGGGCATATTGAAGCTTACATTCTTCTTGACCTTGCCGTCGCTGAACACATACTTCACACCGTCTGTGCCAAGCATGATATCCTCAGCACGGTAATCAGCCCTCTTGCTGACAGA from Ruminococcus albus AD2013 includes:
- a CDS encoding glycosyltransferase family 4 protein, coding for MKLTFIIFALQLAVGGLLGRLFIPVFRKLKTGKFEIYIGDRFKQDGSEPRGGGALMLFCFVTACFASAAADGFNADEIRAAAFTVIFSAVLTAVGLAEDYDRDVRGGIGMKSRYRVTIKLLLCGGYTALMGLFGYSCKMVLLPFRWGYVDLGWAYIPLNALMMTLIITAAEICDCQKGIHETGVDGLCPMTMFVSFLGLFAAFGDGSREVVRVICLCAAGSCAGFLIWGAKPSKLFLGQSGGLFLGSMMCGILMLSGLHGAVLLAMAVPFIELAAHILQRAVFKRNKKLLFKGATLHEHLRNIGWSEYRITAVYAAAQAVFCAGAAAYSIYESRLVIN
- a CDS encoding UDP-N-acetylmuramoyl-tripeptide--D-alanyl-D-alanine ligase → MEKLMLSEIIQAVRGSYGFPADVEVKDISTDTRTITEGSLFIALKGANFDGHDFAAKAMELGAIAVVTERPVDGARCLIVDSTAQALLDAASYYRSKFDIPLVGITGSVGKTTTKEMIYSVLSRSFKTLKTEANHNNEVGMPKTLLELDESHQAAVIEMGMNHKGEISRMSTSCKPTICVITNIGVSHIENLGSQEGILKAKMEILDGASADAPLILCRDDRLLAKAEIYGGRKVWYYSVSKKDCDVYASDIAADSKGISFTIHYNREKLNARINCLGEHNVKNALAAFCAGAAAGMENEDIIAGLADFRPEGMRQNIISENGMTYVLDCYNAAPDSMKASLSVLSQISVRGRRFAVLGDMLELGKGAARYHRTVGEYVKASKTDVLLCFGKNSAYYIEGACDKGFDRENTKHFETHEELVEYLKANLKEGDAVLFKGSRGMKLEEVYEAIKQA